A stretch of Xanthocytophaga agilis DNA encodes these proteins:
- a CDS encoding ABC transporter permease yields MKRFFRMSPSPPVWADRFLEWFCSPDKLEDIQGDLHEEFYYQLEKKGLFNAHLNYWRDVLGFIRPFAIKHKQDRFSSPLFSPDMIRNYFKVAFRNLQKSRLYSTINLIGLSLGLGVAIVLFWIVRFEYSFDRFHTNVDRIYHIRSTDKFGERQSHTPQGVIKTLQEHLPGVEKAANLYGMEATTIKVNNQVYQQKNTFFAPPELLEMLDITWLKGSPGQSLNAPGQVVIDDETAQRLFNGDAMGKVIRYENAVDLIVTGVIHKMPVQTGFPMQMIVSRETLKQLQPEFKNDDYWGGGDSMNQGFVLLKAGTSSEAIARELTKLIQKHHEESDVASYELQPLSQMHFDTTNDPFNYAMPKWTLYTLSSIAGFLVIIACINFINLATVQAVQRSREIGIRKVLGSSRMHIIMQFFGETFLLVFAALILGSLIASQLVQYADLLLNTKVALAPVWNISTLLFLLGGGIVITFLSGFYPALLLSGFEPIKVLKSQFVIINRQRFSLRESLVVTQFVIAQVLVICMFFGIKQVQYFYQKDLGFDKRAIITVRMPDRRDGVIRERFRHQLLGHPEIKDVTFGLTTPASHRDHWWGNVLYSGLPNGEETFRLQHIDTSYFRFFKISLAAGRSITATDTAQGHTSSIPIVINEKAAHDMGFQNMEKVLGERLEFWGMKATVVGVVKDYHSEDLRSNLQAHAYFYASWNFKTASIRIDPAQKQAALQHIRTHWQTLFPNDYYEPKFLDDDLRALYDNERKFSNFLILFACVGIFIGCLGLFGLVSFVVTQRTKEMGIRKVLGATISSLVALLSKDFLKLVVIAFLIASPIAWYAMHRWLQDFVYKIDMDWWVFVMAGVLAMTIALLTVSFQSIKAALENPVKSLRNE; encoded by the coding sequence ATGAAAAGGTTTTTCAGAATGAGTCCCTCTCCGCCTGTATGGGCAGATAGATTTCTGGAGTGGTTTTGCTCACCTGATAAACTGGAAGATATTCAGGGGGACTTGCACGAAGAGTTTTATTACCAGCTTGAAAAGAAAGGTTTGTTCAATGCACATCTGAATTATTGGCGTGATGTACTGGGATTTATTCGTCCATTTGCCATTAAACATAAGCAAGATCGTTTTTCTTCACCTTTATTTTCTCCGGATATGATACGAAATTATTTTAAAGTGGCTTTTCGGAATCTGCAAAAGAGCAGACTATATTCCACCATCAATCTGATAGGTCTAAGTCTTGGATTGGGCGTTGCTATTGTATTGTTCTGGATTGTGCGGTTTGAGTATAGTTTTGACAGGTTTCATACAAATGTCGATCGCATTTATCACATTCGGTCTACGGATAAGTTTGGAGAGCGACAATCACATACGCCACAGGGAGTGATCAAAACCTTGCAGGAGCACTTGCCTGGTGTAGAGAAGGCTGCTAATCTCTATGGAATGGAAGCTACTACGATTAAAGTAAATAATCAGGTATATCAGCAGAAAAATACATTTTTTGCCCCGCCAGAATTGCTGGAGATGCTGGATATAACCTGGCTGAAAGGTTCTCCTGGCCAGTCACTGAATGCTCCCGGGCAGGTAGTAATCGATGATGAAACAGCCCAACGGTTATTTAATGGGGATGCTATGGGCAAAGTGATTCGATATGAGAATGCTGTAGACCTGATAGTTACAGGAGTTATTCACAAAATGCCTGTACAAACGGGGTTCCCAATGCAGATGATTGTTTCCAGAGAAACATTAAAACAGCTTCAGCCTGAATTTAAGAATGATGATTATTGGGGTGGAGGAGATTCTATGAATCAGGGCTTTGTCTTGTTGAAGGCCGGAACTTCTTCAGAAGCGATTGCCAGAGAGCTTACAAAATTAATTCAAAAACATCATGAAGAGTCAGACGTTGCTTCATACGAATTACAGCCACTCAGTCAAATGCACTTTGATACAACCAATGATCCGTTTAACTATGCTATGCCTAAGTGGACTCTATATACATTGAGTAGTATTGCTGGTTTTTTGGTGATAATAGCCTGTATTAATTTTATTAATCTGGCTACAGTACAGGCAGTGCAGCGAAGTCGTGAAATCGGTATTCGTAAGGTACTTGGAAGCAGCAGGATGCATATTATTATGCAGTTTTTTGGAGAAACTTTTTTGCTGGTATTTGCTGCTTTGATTCTGGGAAGTTTGATTGCTTCACAACTGGTACAGTATGCGGATCTGTTGCTAAATACCAAAGTAGCATTAGCTCCTGTCTGGAATATCAGTACGCTGTTGTTTTTATTGGGTGGTGGCATTGTGATAACCTTTTTGTCAGGATTTTATCCGGCACTGCTGTTGTCTGGGTTTGAGCCAATCAAAGTATTGAAGAGTCAGTTCGTAATTATTAACAGACAGCGTTTTTCCTTGCGGGAGTCATTAGTAGTAACTCAGTTTGTTATTGCTCAGGTGTTGGTGATTTGTATGTTTTTTGGGATAAAACAGGTGCAATACTTTTATCAGAAAGATTTGGGCTTTGATAAGAGAGCTATCATTACAGTTCGAATGCCAGATCGTAGGGATGGTGTGATTCGGGAACGTTTTCGTCATCAGTTGTTAGGGCATCCGGAAATCAAAGATGTTACTTTTGGGTTGACCACTCCAGCCAGTCATCGGGATCATTGGTGGGGCAATGTATTATACTCTGGCCTTCCAAATGGTGAAGAGACTTTTCGATTACAGCATATAGATACCAGCTACTTCCGGTTCTTTAAAATTTCACTGGCAGCAGGTCGTTCCATTACCGCAACAGATACTGCTCAGGGCCATACTTCGTCTATTCCGATTGTAATTAATGAAAAGGCAGCGCATGACATGGGATTTCAGAATATGGAGAAAGTGCTGGGAGAACGACTGGAATTTTGGGGAATGAAAGCAACTGTTGTAGGTGTCGTGAAAGATTATCATTCGGAAGATCTGCGGAGCAACTTACAGGCACATGCCTATTTTTATGCTTCCTGGAACTTCAAAACAGCAAGTATTCGTATTGATCCTGCTCAAAAGCAAGCTGCGTTACAACATATTCGTACCCACTGGCAGACTTTGTTTCCTAACGATTATTACGAACCCAAATTTCTGGATGACGACTTACGTGCCTTGTATGACAATGAACGCAAATTTTCTAATTTCCTGATTCTATTTGCTTGTGTGGGTATTTTTATAGGCTGTTTGGGATTATTTGGTTTAGTGTCATTTGTAGTCACTCAACGTACCAAAGAGATGGGAATCCGTAAGGTGCTGGGCGCTACGATAAGCAGTCTGGTTGCGTTATTATCGAAAGATTTTCTGAAACTGGTGGTAATTGCCTTTCTGATTGCTTCTCCTATAGCCTGGTATGCCATGCACCGATGGTTACAGGATTTTGTGTATAAGATTGATATGGATTGGTGGGTATTTGTGATGGCTGGTGTGTTGGCTATGACTATTGCCTTGTTGACGGTTAGTTTTCAGAGCATCAAAGCGGCTTTGGAAAATCCTGTCAAAAGTCTGCGCAATGAATAA
- a CDS encoding PadR family transcriptional regulator: MKRTYLGEFEELVLLTVALLDATAYGVSITHEIVEQTGRSVRLNQVHAALHRLEEKGMVSSEMGEATAERGGRRKRLFVVTAYGRQTLQDIHSVRNHLWNLLPDSFKPATSI, encoded by the coding sequence ATGAAAAGAACCTATCTAGGAGAATTTGAAGAGCTAGTACTTCTTACAGTAGCCTTACTGGATGCAACTGCCTATGGAGTAAGTATTACACATGAAATTGTGGAACAAACAGGTCGTTCAGTGCGGCTAAATCAGGTACATGCTGCCCTTCATCGATTGGAGGAAAAGGGTATGGTATCTTCAGAAATGGGAGAGGCTACAGCAGAACGGGGAGGAAGACGGAAACGCTTGTTTGTAGTTACTGCTTATGGCCGTCAGACATTACAGGATATTCATTCTGTACGTAACCATCTGTGGAATCTACTACCAGATTCATTTAAACCTGCTACCAGTATATGA
- a CDS encoding phytanoyl-CoA dioxygenase family protein yields MAIQYPKFTLGETLTAQQIEFFNTNGFIHFKNFIKPETVQTITDASLEVQKRWLEQDIKKINGVPIKYGKDLNGDTIVQRFAFINQHHPVLGEFLEDPRFTTLLNLIGPGARLGKTEKDGMVFNHYVNGPESKFSQMGWHVDGLRDIFHGGKLNPMLNVGIHLSNLKPENGGLRLIPGTHKQGLYQLLFRKKHFLDHKPDAEEVAVLPEAGDLTVHDGRLWHRVEKSSVVGESSRRRVIYVPIIAGKYEPKNENSPTAFYQRFAGVVK; encoded by the coding sequence ATGGCCATTCAATATCCCAAATTTACTTTAGGAGAAACTCTTACTGCTCAACAAATTGAGTTCTTCAATACCAATGGATTTATTCATTTCAAGAACTTTATCAAACCTGAAACAGTCCAGACCATTACAGATGCCTCACTTGAGGTTCAAAAACGCTGGCTGGAACAGGACATAAAAAAAATAAATGGTGTACCCATTAAATATGGGAAAGATCTTAACGGAGATACTATTGTACAGCGTTTTGCTTTTATCAATCAGCATCATCCTGTCTTGGGAGAATTTCTGGAAGATCCCCGTTTCACCACCTTACTAAATCTGATTGGCCCAGGAGCTCGTTTGGGAAAAACAGAAAAAGATGGAATGGTTTTCAATCATTATGTAAATGGCCCGGAAAGCAAGTTTAGTCAAATGGGCTGGCATGTAGATGGTCTGAGAGATATCTTTCATGGTGGCAAGCTGAACCCTATGCTCAATGTGGGTATTCATCTTAGTAACTTAAAGCCCGAAAATGGAGGATTGAGACTTATTCCGGGTACACATAAACAAGGCTTATATCAATTATTGTTCCGCAAAAAACACTTCCTGGATCACAAACCAGATGCAGAAGAAGTAGCAGTTCTGCCAGAAGCAGGCGATCTTACTGTACATGATGGACGTTTGTGGCACAGAGTAGAGAAATCCTCTGTTGTAGGAGAATCAAGCAGACGGAGAGTTATTTATGTGCCCATTATAGCAGGGAAATATGAGCCTAAAAACGAAAACAGTCCTACTGCGTTTTATCAGCGATTTGCAGGAGTTGTCAAATAA
- a CDS encoding sigma-54 interaction domain-containing protein has translation MIKLQKLPEVVDYLYKFQSELGFVHMHLALPREENKHLYIEKTKPGGKLTFAQNQLIENRVFTEQVKISIELPDGSIRVAVPMFTKGKLLGAIILSFNQVAPIAETTAWLEQHSEGLALAVEHTLHCEILEKQLREKSMQLVVMNALTSEKDYGQMFLTITAAINNMINCDLLTIPAFSPKTGFVLSGYNAMRQNGGFTLISREEMLEMLGLDLETYRQSALAQLDIYSKPHIFTAEEYSELSRKLIVSNRFATVMGVKEALFVPIALPNDAFATLIVCSKKENSFFSKDLRILIELAKQITHQIGRLLTFEQKEVLEIKLRRENTLLIQELNQEQAFSEIIGRSPAIKKVLENVHRVAPTDSTVLLQGETGTGKELIARAIHNMSNRKNRPLIKVNCAALPAQLIESELFGHEKGAFTGATERRIGKFELANGGTIFLDEIGELPLELQSKLLRVLQEYEIERVGGKQTIQLDIRVIAATNRNLYQEAILDKFRMDLYYRISTFPFVLPPLRERREDIPLLVRSFIEKYSRKIGKGIEGVTPQMMDFLLHHSWPGNIRELEHVIEQAVILASGPQLDIVPAFTASASMATQSASMATQKDIPRSLPVYLPQESANLTDIEDGFLENQRQHILKILEETGGRIRGRFGAAQRLGLKPTTLEARMKKLGIRKNFSSE, from the coding sequence ATGATTAAACTGCAGAAATTGCCTGAAGTGGTAGATTATCTGTATAAGTTTCAATCCGAATTGGGTTTTGTCCATATGCATCTGGCACTTCCCAGAGAAGAGAATAAGCATTTATATATAGAAAAGACAAAGCCTGGCGGAAAGCTGACTTTTGCTCAGAACCAGCTAATTGAAAACCGTGTATTTACAGAACAGGTCAAGATATCGATTGAATTGCCAGATGGATCTATACGGGTAGCAGTACCCATGTTTACCAAAGGCAAGTTACTGGGAGCTATAATTCTGTCATTTAATCAGGTTGCACCTATTGCAGAAACTACAGCTTGGCTTGAACAGCACAGTGAGGGACTGGCATTGGCCGTGGAACACACCTTGCATTGCGAGATTCTGGAGAAACAGCTTCGTGAGAAATCCATGCAGTTGGTGGTAATGAATGCCTTAACATCGGAAAAAGATTATGGACAAATGTTTCTGACTATTACTGCGGCCATCAACAATATGATTAACTGTGATCTGCTAACTATTCCTGCGTTTTCTCCCAAAACAGGTTTTGTATTAAGTGGATATAATGCGATGCGGCAAAATGGAGGCTTTACACTGATTAGTCGGGAAGAAATGCTGGAAATGCTTGGGTTGGATCTGGAAACCTATCGTCAATCTGCTCTTGCTCAACTGGACATTTATTCCAAACCACATATTTTTACAGCAGAAGAGTATAGTGAATTAAGTCGGAAGCTGATTGTCTCGAATCGGTTTGCTACCGTAATGGGAGTGAAAGAAGCCTTGTTCGTCCCGATTGCTTTGCCTAATGATGCCTTTGCTACATTGATTGTTTGTAGCAAAAAAGAGAATTCGTTTTTTAGTAAAGATCTCCGGATTCTGATAGAGCTAGCTAAACAGATTACGCATCAGATTGGACGGCTATTGACATTTGAGCAGAAAGAGGTATTGGAAATAAAATTGCGAAGAGAGAATACCTTGTTGATTCAGGAACTTAATCAGGAACAAGCTTTTTCGGAAATCATAGGCCGTTCGCCTGCTATTAAAAAAGTACTGGAGAATGTACATAGAGTTGCCCCAACGGATTCAACAGTATTGTTACAGGGAGAGACTGGAACTGGTAAAGAATTGATTGCCCGGGCAATTCATAATATGTCCAATCGTAAAAATCGACCATTAATTAAAGTTAACTGTGCAGCTCTACCTGCTCAATTGATTGAGTCGGAACTATTCGGACACGAAAAAGGAGCCTTTACCGGAGCTACAGAACGACGTATTGGTAAATTCGAATTAGCCAATGGGGGAACAATCTTTCTGGATGAGATAGGTGAGCTTCCTTTGGAATTGCAATCCAAACTATTACGGGTATTGCAGGAGTATGAAATTGAACGGGTAGGAGGGAAGCAGACTATTCAACTGGATATAAGAGTCATTGCGGCTACTAACCGCAATCTGTATCAGGAAGCTATTCTTGATAAGTTTCGGATGGATTTGTATTATCGAATCAGCACTTTTCCTTTCGTATTGCCTCCTTTGCGTGAAAGACGTGAAGATATACCTTTATTGGTAAGATCTTTTATTGAGAAGTATAGTCGTAAGATAGGGAAAGGCATTGAAGGTGTGACTCCTCAAATGATGGATTTTCTGCTGCATCATTCCTGGCCAGGTAATATCCGGGAACTGGAACATGTAATAGAACAGGCTGTTATCCTAGCTTCAGGTCCTCAACTAGATATAGTACCTGCATTTACAGCTTCAGCCAGTATGGCTACTCAATCAGCCAGTATGGCTACTCAAAAAGATATCCCTCGTTCACTTCCTGTATATTTGCCACAGGAATCAGCTAACCTTACAGATATAGAAGATGGGTTTCTGGAAAATCAACGACAACACATTTTGAAAATATTAGAAGAAACCGGAGGTCGTATTCGGGGTCGATTTGGGGCTGCCCAACGTTTGGGACTAAAACCGACTACATTGGAAGCAAGAATGAAAAAATTGGGTATCCGAAAGAACTTCTCATCTGAGTAG
- a CDS encoding oxidoreductase: MNSLTIDTDVSSRVWFITGCLGGIGRYLAEAVLAQGNKAVITAKNPAKFYSLQEQYPEHALVMQLDVSEFHRIPETVNKAIDRFGKIDVLVNNAGYGLQGAVEELTMDQIKQQFNTNFFGMLEVTKAILPYMREARQGHILTINSLAGGLTAQPKLGAYHATKFAIEGLSESLAQEVKSLGIKVTVVEMGVQRTDWWGSTLIRTENVIDEYTQAGNFSNGASDLTNTRTLNDPQATAEAILQVANQPDAPLHLIIGHDAIQSIRQKINLIQQEMHAWEWISDAILSEENSDV; encoded by the coding sequence ATGAATTCTCTTACTATAGATACTGATGTTTCTTCCAGAGTCTGGTTTATTACAGGGTGTCTGGGTGGCATTGGACGCTATCTGGCTGAAGCAGTACTAGCTCAGGGCAATAAAGCTGTTATCACAGCTAAAAACCCTGCAAAGTTCTACTCTTTACAGGAACAATATCCGGAACATGCACTAGTCATGCAGTTGGATGTTTCAGAATTTCACCGTATCCCAGAAACTGTAAACAAAGCGATAGACCGTTTTGGAAAAATAGATGTATTGGTTAACAATGCCGGCTATGGCTTACAAGGAGCCGTAGAAGAACTGACTATGGATCAAATAAAACAGCAGTTCAATACCAACTTTTTTGGGATGCTGGAAGTAACAAAAGCCATATTACCCTATATGCGTGAAGCTCGCCAGGGTCATATTCTAACCATTAATTCACTGGCAGGTGGGCTTACGGCTCAACCTAAACTGGGAGCTTATCACGCTACCAAGTTTGCGATTGAAGGATTATCGGAGTCGCTAGCCCAAGAAGTAAAATCTCTTGGTATCAAAGTAACTGTGGTAGAAATGGGGGTTCAACGTACTGACTGGTGGGGAAGTACACTGATCCGGACGGAGAATGTGATCGATGAATATACGCAGGCAGGAAATTTTTCCAACGGAGCATCAGATCTAACCAATACCCGCACATTAAATGATCCGCAAGCTACTGCAGAAGCAATCCTGCAGGTAGCCAATCAACCAGATGCACCATTGCATCTTATTATCGGACATGATGCTATACAATCGATCCGCCAAAAAATAAACCTGATTCAACAGGAAATGCATGCATGGGAATGGATCTCAGATGCTATCCTTTCAGAAGAAAATTCAGACGTTTAG
- a CDS encoding efflux RND transporter permease subunit, whose product MWIVRLALTRAYTIAVMALLILIMGIVSIVQMPTDIFPRINIPVITVIWTYRGLSTDEMEKMITNFSETATTNNVGNIRQMESQTHNGIAVIKIFFQPDVRIEEALAQVTSIAQTIRVRMPPGTQPPLIVRYNATEVPILQLGLSSDSLTESQVTDYAQTRIRPQIATVQGSRMSLPFGGKTRQIMVDLDPEKLLAQGLTPEDVVNAVSAQNLTLPSGQARFGDREYNVRLNTKPDVLSTLNDIPIKQVNGVTLHMRDVANVHDGAAIQTNVVKQDGVRGALFSIVKIGNASTTAVVDRIRKEILPQVRAAAPKNLKITELFDQSVFVRASIHGVVLEGVIAALLTAAMILLFLGSWRSTLIVAISIPLSILFSLTVLYLLGETLNIMTLGGLALAIGILVDDATVTIENIHRNQELGLPLREAILQGAQQIATPTLVATLTICIVFVSVLFLEGPARFLFAPMAMSVVFAMLASYLLSRTLVPMLANLMLGAEEHHHTEGHEAKPKNIFARMHAGFNNSFERFQSRYMTMLSWALNNRKKMLFIFLIVVIGTGVMIPFAGRDFFPSVDAGQFRLHVRAPSGSRLEETERIASQVEAVIRKEIPSEEIETIINNIGMTSEGYNLTFTDNSSLGTADAELLVALSEEKTKSTRDYIRHLREVLHEQMPELVVFFQPSDIVSQILNFGLTAPIDIQIAGFDRANNLKVAQEIKQRVASIPGAVDVRLHQVLNAPELFVNVDRERAHQLGLSEQKIATNMMISLSGTTQVQPNFWADPQTGFPYLIAVQTPPFRLNTMDKLLQTPMVLTQDASTPQLLSNVMSIERKMAPMIINRVNTQPVYDVYASVEKTDLGSVSSQLEKIVGEYQSQLKPGNKIILRGQVESMNSAFSRLGIGLVFAAVLVYLLMVVNFQSFRIPFIIITALPGAMCGMVWMLFLTQTPFSIPSLMGAIMSVGVATANSILMVNFASDTLLESDLSPWQASYEAGKARLRPILMTALAMIIGMLPMSLGLGEGGEQNAPLGRAVIGGLILATFTTLLFVPVVFSYLAPKKVKEAVA is encoded by the coding sequence ATGTGGATTGTACGATTAGCCCTGACCCGAGCCTATACCATTGCTGTAATGGCTCTTCTGATCTTAATCATGGGTATCGTTTCCATCGTTCAGATGCCAACGGATATCTTCCCCAGAATAAACATTCCGGTGATAACCGTTATCTGGACGTATCGGGGGTTATCTACCGATGAGATGGAAAAAATGATTACCAACTTTAGCGAAACCGCCACTACAAACAACGTAGGTAACATACGACAGATGGAATCGCAAACGCACAATGGTATTGCCGTTATCAAAATTTTCTTCCAGCCCGACGTTCGGATTGAAGAAGCATTGGCGCAGGTGACTTCCATTGCCCAGACTATTCGGGTACGGATGCCCCCAGGAACTCAGCCTCCGCTGATTGTGCGTTACAATGCTACGGAAGTGCCCATATTGCAACTAGGTCTTTCCTCTGATAGCCTTACAGAATCACAGGTAACTGACTATGCCCAAACACGGATACGTCCTCAGATTGCAACCGTGCAGGGCTCACGGATGTCATTGCCTTTTGGTGGAAAAACCCGTCAGATTATGGTAGATCTTGATCCGGAGAAGTTATTGGCTCAGGGACTTACTCCTGAAGATGTTGTCAATGCCGTATCAGCACAAAACTTAACTCTTCCCAGTGGACAAGCACGTTTCGGAGATCGGGAATACAATGTTCGTCTGAATACAAAACCTGATGTTCTGTCAACACTCAACGATATTCCTATAAAACAGGTCAATGGTGTAACGCTGCACATGCGGGATGTAGCGAATGTACACGATGGGGCAGCTATACAAACCAACGTAGTAAAACAGGATGGCGTGCGGGGAGCATTGTTTAGTATTGTAAAGATTGGAAATGCCTCAACTACAGCTGTAGTAGATCGCATTCGGAAAGAAATCCTGCCACAGGTACGTGCCGCAGCACCAAAGAACTTAAAAATCACCGAACTATTTGACCAGTCAGTTTTCGTACGTGCCTCTATTCATGGAGTGGTATTAGAAGGGGTAATTGCAGCATTACTGACAGCTGCTATGATTCTGCTCTTCTTAGGAAGCTGGCGAAGTACACTGATTGTTGCTATTTCAATTCCTTTGTCTATTCTCTTCTCGCTCACTGTCTTGTATCTGTTAGGTGAGACATTAAATATCATGACTTTGGGAGGCTTGGCACTGGCAATTGGGATTCTGGTAGATGATGCGACCGTAACCATAGAAAATATTCATAGAAACCAGGAATTAGGCCTTCCTCTGCGAGAGGCCATTCTGCAAGGAGCTCAACAAATTGCCACTCCAACATTGGTAGCGACTCTGACTATCTGTATTGTGTTTGTATCTGTACTGTTTCTGGAAGGCCCTGCACGATTTTTATTCGCTCCAATGGCCATGTCTGTAGTGTTTGCTATGCTAGCATCCTATCTGTTGTCAAGAACATTAGTGCCTATGCTGGCGAATCTAATGCTGGGAGCAGAAGAGCATCATCATACAGAAGGACATGAAGCAAAGCCTAAAAATATCTTTGCTCGTATGCATGCAGGATTCAACAACTCATTTGAACGTTTTCAGTCCCGCTACATGACTATGTTGAGCTGGGCACTGAATAACCGGAAAAAGATGCTTTTCATTTTCCTTATCGTAGTCATTGGTACAGGGGTAATGATTCCTTTTGCCGGACGTGACTTTTTCCCAAGTGTAGATGCAGGTCAGTTTCGACTACATGTACGGGCTCCATCTGGTTCCCGTCTGGAAGAAACCGAACGGATTGCCTCTCAGGTAGAAGCTGTTATCCGAAAAGAAATTCCGTCTGAAGAAATAGAAACGATTATTAACAATATTGGGATGACTAGTGAAGGTTATAACCTGACCTTTACAGATAACTCCTCGCTGGGTACTGCGGATGCGGAATTATTGGTGGCCTTGTCGGAAGAAAAGACAAAATCTACCAGGGATTACATCCGCCACCTGCGTGAAGTATTACACGAACAAATGCCCGAACTGGTTGTGTTCTTCCAGCCTTCAGATATTGTGAGCCAGATTCTGAACTTTGGTTTAACGGCTCCTATTGATATTCAGATCGCTGGTTTTGACAGAGCCAATAACCTGAAAGTAGCACAGGAAATCAAACAACGTGTAGCAAGTATTCCAGGTGCAGTAGATGTTCGGTTACATCAGGTCTTGAACGCACCAGAGTTGTTTGTGAATGTTGATCGTGAACGGGCACATCAGTTGGGTCTTAGTGAACAAAAAATCGCCACCAACATGATGATTTCATTGAGTGGTACTACACAGGTGCAACCAAACTTCTGGGCAGATCCACAGACAGGCTTTCCATACCTGATTGCAGTGCAAACACCACCATTCCGGTTAAATACAATGGATAAATTGTTGCAAACCCCTATGGTACTGACCCAGGATGCCTCAACCCCACAGCTGTTGAGCAACGTGATGAGTATTGAACGCAAAATGGCTCCAATGATCATCAATCGTGTCAACACACAGCCTGTATATGATGTGTATGCCTCTGTGGAGAAGACAGATTTAGGGTCTGTTTCCAGTCAACTGGAAAAAATTGTAGGAGAATATCAATCTCAACTGAAGCCCGGTAACAAGATCATTTTACGTGGACAGGTAGAGAGTATGAACAGTGCATTCTCCCGCTTGGGTATTGGGTTGGTATTTGCAGCAGTACTGGTATACCTGCTTATGGTAGTTAACTTCCAGTCGTTCCGTATCCCATTTATCATTATCACAGCCCTGCCTGGAGCTATGTGTGGTATGGTATGGATGCTGTTCTTAACACAGACACCTTTCAGTATCCCATCTCTTATGGGGGCTATCATGAGTGTGGGGGTAGCCACAGCTAACAGTATCCTGATGGTAAATTTTGCCTCAGATACTTTACTGGAAAGCGACCTTTCTCCATGGCAGGCTTCTTATGAAGCAGGTAAAGCCCGTCTGCGTCCTATTCTAATGACAGCTCTGGCTATGATTATTGGTATGTTACCTATGTCGCTTGGATTGGGTGAAGGTGGCGAACAAAATGCGCCACTGGGACGCGCCGTAATTGGAGGTTTGATCCTTGCCACATTTACAACGCTGTTGTTTGTACCTGTCGTATTTAGCTATCTGGCACCTAAAAAAGTAAAAGAGGCAGTGGCTTAA
- a CDS encoding efflux RND transporter periplasmic adaptor subunit, giving the protein MKSKILIWLVPVALILLFLFVGVLPRVRNRQELDASVQKEQNLVVQVNTTTATRSDSISSLTLPGQIQPLRETQLYARTQGYLKKRLVDIGSPVKRGQLLASLDAPELDQDIIRAQTDLRLAKTNLERVESVTLPGAVSKQDIDNRQALYDMNQANLRRIEVLKSLQEIRAPFNGIVTARTTEQGALITAGNSTPLFTVSQLDTLRVYTDVPQSYYKYIQLGQAVEVRVPELSGKTFKGKVVRTSEALRSQSRTLLTEVLIPNPGRELVSGLYGQVNFQLKQSLPPVIVPANALWMTSTGPQVMVVKADNTLHVQPVEIARDFGSTVEIGTGLQGGEHLVINPSDNLREGQRVVSKTASAPANSTK; this is encoded by the coding sequence ATGAAATCAAAAATCTTAATCTGGCTAGTTCCAGTTGCCTTAATCCTTCTTTTTCTCTTTGTTGGCGTTCTTCCCCGCGTTCGCAACCGCCAGGAATTAGATGCTTCTGTACAAAAAGAACAAAACCTGGTTGTCCAGGTAAATACAACTACCGCAACCCGTTCTGATTCTATCTCCAGTCTTACTTTACCTGGACAGATTCAACCGCTTCGGGAAACCCAATTGTATGCACGTACTCAGGGCTATCTGAAAAAACGTCTGGTAGATATTGGAAGTCCGGTAAAGAGAGGCCAATTGCTGGCAAGTCTGGATGCACCAGAACTGGACCAGGACATTATCCGTGCACAAACAGATCTGCGGCTGGCAAAAACCAATCTGGAACGTGTAGAAAGCGTTACATTACCTGGAGCTGTATCCAAACAGGACATAGACAATCGTCAGGCACTGTATGATATGAACCAGGCAAATCTGCGCCGCATTGAAGTATTAAAAAGTCTTCAGGAAATACGTGCACCTTTTAATGGCATTGTAACTGCACGTACTACAGAACAAGGTGCACTAATTACAGCAGGAAATAGCACTCCTTTATTTACAGTTTCTCAGTTAGATACCTTACGTGTATATACGGATGTACCACAGTCCTATTATAAATATATTCAGTTAGGACAAGCTGTAGAAGTTCGTGTACCGGAACTGTCAGGTAAAACATTCAAAGGAAAAGTAGTAAGAACTTCTGAAGCACTGCGTTCTCAATCTCGTACTCTGTTAACAGAAGTACTTATTCCTAATCCGGGTCGTGAACTGGTATCGGGTTTGTACGGACAAGTAAACTTCCAGTTAAAGCAATCTCTGCCTCCGGTTATAGTCCCTGCCAATGCTCTCTGGATGACATCTACAGGTCCACAGGTAATGGTTGTAAAAGCTGACAACACACTACATGTTCAACCTGTTGAAATTGCCCGTGATTTTGGTTCTACTGTTGAGATAGGAACGGGCCTTCAAGGTGGTGAACATCTGGTAATCAATCCATCTGACAACCTGCGTGAAGGACAGCGTGTAGTATCTAAAACCGCATCTGCTCCTGCTAATTCGACCAAATAA